A stretch of Henckelia pumila isolate YLH828 chromosome 4, ASM3356847v2, whole genome shotgun sequence DNA encodes these proteins:
- the LOC140861581 gene encoding uncharacterized protein: protein MVEDLRGAMADNANQSEDPHKHLMEFHVVCTSMKPHGNAAKDWLYYLPPGSITTWTEMKRIFLEKYFPASRAANIIKEIYGIKQNQGESLHEYWERFKKLCASCPQHQISENLLIQYCYESLLSHDRNMLDAASGGFFVDKTPIQARNLIENMAANSQQFGTNERNRQNMRVCGICTAKGHATNMCLTLQEGSTEQVNAAGGFPGPPQRNYYPYLNTNNPGWKDHQNLRYGNPAMNQPAPPVNQLNNQAYRPLYPPPQRPQIPTPGEFLENIVKDLETNTLNFQHETRAIIQHFNTQVGQLETAVNRLEAQNASSLPSQIVVNPKENVSAITLRSGKELKAHEEVVQTPIKKEEVEESKLEENEIIQEAPRGDVQLEMTMLDLGASINVMPYSVYAYLKLRPLNETAIVIQMADRSTIFPRGVLEDVFVQVEHTKDVNEGNLKEVMAKPVENFNAKFFLSDLQAPKIEPKLPPDRAKGMPKEKGRSGQETGISKKSKQNKHRQKISAKLFKWVKVDKGTRYEPP from the exons ATGGTTGAGGATCTTAGAGGAGCAATGGCTGACAACGCCAATCAGA gtgaggatccccaTAAGcatttgatggaattccatgtagTATGCACAAGCATGAAACCCCATGGG AATGCTGcgaaggattggctatactacctaCCTCCTGGATCCATTACCACTTGGACAGAGATGAAGAGGATCTTCTTAGAGAAGTACTTTCCAGCTTCAAGAGCAGCAAATATCATAAAAGAGATCTATGGAATTAAGCAGAACCAAGGAGAATCACTTCATGAGTATTGGGAGAGATTCAAGAAACTTTGCGCCAGCTGtccgcagcaccagataagtgaaaatctttTAATCCAATACTGCTATGAAAGTTTGTTGTCTCATGACAGGAATATGCTagatgcggccagtggaggattttttgtggacaaaactccaATCCAAGCAAGGAATTTGAtcgagaatatggctgccaattctcagcaatttggtaCCAACGAAA ggaacAGACAAAATATGAGGGTTTGTGGAATTTGCACTGCAAAGGGACATGCAACTAACATGTGTCTCACGCTTCAAGAGGGATCTACTGAGCAAGTTAATGCAGCAGGAGGATTTCCAGGGCCACCACAGAGAAATTATTATCCGTACTTGAATACAAACAAtccaggttggaaggatcatcaaAACCTCAGATATGGAAATCCTGCAATGAACCAGCCTGCACCTCCAGTGAATCAATTGAATAATCAAGCATACAGGCCACTGTATCCTCCACCACAGCGTCCTCAAATTCCAACGCCTGGTGAGTTTCtagaaaatatagttaaggatcttgAAACTAACACTTTGAATTTTCAACATGAAACTCGAGCAATTATTCAACACTTTAACACTCAAGTGGGGCAGTTGGAAACCGCAGTGAACAGGTTGGAGGCACAAAATGCTAGCAGTTTACCATCACAGATAGTGGTGAATCCGAAGGAAAATGTAAGTGCAATCACTTTGAGGagtgggaaggagttgaaggccCATGAAGAGGTGGTACAAACACCGATAAAGAAGGAAGAGGTGGAGGAATCCAAACTAGAAGAGAATGAAATAATTCAAGAAGCACcgagag GAGATGTTCAGCTTGAGATGACCATgttagatttaggagcatcgattaatgtCATGCCATATTCTGTTTATGCTTATTTGAAACTTAGGCCTTTGAATGAAACTGCAATTGTTATCCAgatggctgatagatctactaTTTTTCCTAGAGGTGTGTTAGAGGATGTTTTTGTGCAAGTTG AACACACGAAAGATGTGAATGAGGGTAATTTGAAAGAAGTGATGGCAAAACCTGTTGAGAATTTTAATGCTAAATTTTTTCTCTCTGATTTGCAGGCACCTAAAATTGAGCCAAAGCTTCCTCCAGATCGAGCAAAAGGAATGCCTAAGGAAAAGGGAAGGAGTGGTCAAGAAACGGGGATAAGCAAGAAATCAAAGCAGAACAAGCATAGACAGAAAATATCTGCAAAACTGTtcaagtgggtgaaggtggacaagGGAACTAGATATGAACCACCATGA
- the LOC140861580 gene encoding uncharacterized protein, which translates to MVEKPRAEWSDEDKKKSNLYNVAKDILYKTLDKNMFIKIKTCSTAKEIWEKLTQLCEGNDQTKENKLTVSIQKFVNAKMKPGETMAEFDERFSNIICELIYLGKIYTNREISLKVMRALPRE; encoded by the coding sequence ATGGTTGAAAAACCCAGAGCAGAATGGAGCGACGAggataagaagaaatcaaaccTTTACAATGTAGCCAAGGATATTCTGTACAAGACCttggacaagaatatgttcatcaaaatcaagaccTGTTCTACTGCCAAAGAAATCTGGGAAAAACTTACTCAACTGTGCGAGGGAAATGACCAAACCAAAGAGAACAAACTCACAGTATCCATTCAGAAGTTTGTTAATGCCAAGATGAAGCCAGgagaaaccatggctgagtttgatgaaagattcaGTAACATTATTTGTGAACTTATCTATCTTGGTAAAATTTATACTAATCGTGAAATTTCTTTGAAGGTCATGCGTGCATTGCCCAGAGAATGA